CGCATATCGCCACGTTGAAGAGACTGCTGCCGGTTCTGGCTCTCGTCAGCGAGATCCGGGTCAAGAACCGCTTGGCGCGCACCCTGCTCGAAACCTATGTGGGGACGCATGCCGGCGAGCTGATTCTGGCCGGTGCCACCAGGCGCGGCAGCGGCACCACGGTGCGCGCCGCAATCCTGATCTGCGATTTGCGCGATTTCACCCGCATCTCCGACAACTGGCCGCGCGACGACGTCATCGATCTCCTCAATGACTATTTTGACGCGATGTCCGAGCCGATCGTGCGGCATGGCGGAGAAATCCTGAAATTCATCGGCGATGGCCTGCTTGCGATCTTTCCACTCAGCCAGCCGTCGGCTGGCGCAAACCTGCTGCGGGCCGTGAGCGAGGCCCGTCAGGCCATGGCGGTGTTGAACGAAAACAACAGCGTCACCGGTCGCGCGCCGCTGCATTACGGCATCGGCGCCCATGTCGGCGATGTCATGTACGGCAATATCGGCTCGCGCTCCCGACTCGACTTCACCGTCATTGGTCCTGCCGTCAACATGGCCTCGCGTCTGGAAACGCTCACCAAACAATTGGGACGAACGGTGTTGCTTTCCCGCGCCTTTGCCGACCTCGTGAAGAACGATTTCGAGCTCGAACGCGTCGGCGAACACCCGGTGCGCGGCTTCAACGAGCCCGTCGAACTGTTCGCGTATCACGGATGAAGGCGAGGCCGCGGCCCTCGATCAAGCTTTATCGTCCCGTAGCCAGGATGGAGCGACTCGTCCGCCGTAGCTCAGCGAGCGAAGGCGGAAGCGCCATCCGGGCATCCGCCCGCGGCGCCGTCCCGGTGCTCACCCGGGCTACGACTCCATTCTGCCCATATCATCCGCTGCTGCCTTTCAGCCGTTCATTGCGCCGGCGCAGGCCTTCCATGGTGGCGAGCAGGATGACGGAGACGGTGGTCAGGATCACCGCCGCCGCCGTGATGGTCGGGCTGATGTTCTCGCGGATGCCGCTGAACATTTCGCGGGGCAGGGTGCGCTGCTCGGGGCCGGCCATGAACAGCACGATCACCACCTCGTCGAAGCTGGTCGCGAAGGCAAACAGCGCGCCCGATGCGAGGCCGGGCAGGATCAGCGGCAGGATCACGCGGCGGAAGGCGTAGAGCGGCGGGGCGCCGAGGGACGCGGCGGCCCGTGCCAGGTTCATGTCAAAGCTTTGCAGCGTCGCGCCGACCGTGATCACCACGAACGGCGTCGCCAGCGCGGTGTGGGCCAGGATCAGGCCGAGATAGCTGCCGGTCAGCCCGATCGGTGCGAAGAAGAAGTAGAGGCCGACAGCGGTAATGACGCCGGGCACCACGACCGGCGACAGCACGATCGCCAGCACCAGCGGCTTGAACCGGCTCTTCCACTGCGCCAGCCCCAGCGCGGCCAGCGTGCCGAGCACGACCGACAGCACCGTCGAGGCAACGCCGATGATCATGCTGTTCTTCACCGACGCCATCCAGCGTGCCGAATGGATGAACTCGTCGTACCAGCGTAGCGAGAAGCCGGGTAGCGGATAGGTCAAATAGGACCCGGAGCTGAAGGACAGCGGCATGATCGCGAGGATCGGCGCCATGAGGAAGATGAAGACCAGCGTGGAGAGGATGATCGTCGCGCGCCACGCGATGCGCTGGCTGGCCGTGCGAAGGGAAGCATCGCCGCTCAATTCTTCATCCCTCCCGTGACCTGCTGTCCCTGCACCAGCTTTCCGTAGACGACGCCGAGCAGCAGCGTTGCGACCAGGAGTAGCGCGCCCAGGGCCGATGCGAGGCCCCAGTTGGCGGTTTCGGTGGTGTAGAG
This genomic interval from Bradyrhizobium sp. CB82 contains the following:
- a CDS encoding adenylate/guanylate cyclase domain-containing protein gives rise to the protein MNAPQNIDPAAALPGSDVLHWLTNDTRDQRFIDNIFAEMCVRLQQAGIPVKRATLHVVINHPQWLGARMMWADGMRGAEISRVDYDVRGRSEFIGSPANEIFDGASEVREHLERDPSERRKHAIYDEMRAKGLTDYVAWPLYHTLGKQHLVTFATDRPGGFDDAHIATLKRLLPVLALVSEIRVKNRLARTLLETYVGTHAGELILAGATRRGSGTTVRAAILICDLRDFTRISDNWPRDDVIDLLNDYFDAMSEPIVRHGGEILKFIGDGLLAIFPLSQPSAGANLLRAVSEARQAMAVLNENNSVTGRAPLHYGIGAHVGDVMYGNIGSRSRLDFTVIGPAVNMASRLETLTKQLGRTVLLSRAFADLVKNDFELERVGEHPVRGFNEPVELFAYHG
- a CDS encoding ABC transporter permease, which codes for MSGDASLRTASQRIAWRATIILSTLVFIFLMAPILAIMPLSFSSGSYLTYPLPGFSLRWYDEFIHSARWMASVKNSMIIGVASTVLSVVLGTLAALGLAQWKSRFKPLVLAIVLSPVVVPGVITAVGLYFFFAPIGLTGSYLGLILAHTALATPFVVITVGATLQSFDMNLARAAASLGAPPLYAFRRVILPLILPGLASGALFAFATSFDEVVIVLFMAGPEQRTLPREMFSGIRENISPTITAAAVILTTVSVILLATMEGLRRRNERLKGSSG